A genome region from Meriones unguiculatus strain TT.TT164.6M chromosome 19, Bangor_MerUng_6.1, whole genome shotgun sequence includes the following:
- the LOC110558169 gene encoding collagen alpha-1(I) chain-like → MKDVNFPQARIFSFATVQTKNSLSHNPEDYSLHEGEPRNKFKKEEKSLNLGKRKRKRELRTALTRRRPQLPNKQKARSERGGRGLRGGRGPRGARPPVAAGPAPQPAPPRRRLFSLAGGGDGWGGVRPRAGRGAAPAPGHAAGEPRPQRLFAAAAPPHPTPARPPRWPPEADGRARSKPPTYHSFLRPFLRRAAGAGSREARPGACGVARARLGPRRGALGRGSVNIHEAPPLLRGPRDPAARRPPLCPGLPAAHTRARRPRARASAPGAEGAAARRRPPRRVGSRAAPRPAPAGPGLSAPREDVGRGGGRRTLPWPGRAGRGPPLPRSPSARLAGPAGARAASRGRTARAFLLDPPPLPPHLFPLPSRGTLGGEEFAVRGAKLEEAGRAGTRWCSPGSPKPGHPLALSPPHPDAEDASAAASRAALRERAQPSSCLVAAGTGLGGRWPPFCGGWGAELRDMGLPDKGVSPPAAPPGSFLRRAGTS, encoded by the exons ATGAAGGACGTGAACTTTCCCCAGGCGCGGATCTTTAGCTTTGCCACAGTCCAGACCAAGAACTCCCTCTCCCACAATCCGGAGGATTACTCACTCCACGAAGGTGAACCACGCAACaaatttaaaaaggaggaaaaaagccTGAACCtcgggaagagaaagagaaaacgaGAGCTCAGAACTGCCCTG ACTCGCAGACGCCCCCAACTccccaacaaacaaaaagcccgCTCGGAGCGGGGCGGGCGTGGGCTCCGCGGCGGCCGGGGGCCGCGGGGAGCTCGGCCGCCCGTGGCAGCCGGCCCTGCGCCCCAGCCCGCGCCCCCGAGGAGGCGGCTGTTTTCTTTGGCCGGCGGCGGGGATGGGTGGGGAGGCGTGCGGCCGCGGGCGGGACGCGGCGCCGCTCCCGCTCCCGGGCATGCTGCGGGCGAGCCACGACCCCAGCGCCTCTTCGCGGCGGCGGCGCCCCCCCACCCGACCCCGGCTCGCCCTCCCCGGTGGCCACCTGAAGCGGACGGGAGAGCGCGCAGCAAACCACCCACCTACCACTCTTTCCTCCGCCCCTTCCTGAGGCGGGCCGCCGGCGCGGGCTCCCGGGAAGCGCGGCCGGGCGCGTGCGGGGTAGCGAGGGCTCGGCTCGGCCCGCGGCGGGGCGCGCTAGGCCGCGGCTCGGTTAATATTCATGAGGCGCCGCCCCTCCTCCGCGGCCCACGGGaccccgccgcccgccgcccgccttTGTGCCCTGGCCTCCCGGCTGCGCACACGCGGGCGCGGCGTCCGCGGGCCCGCGCCTCAGCCCCGGGCGCCGAGGGAGCGGCCGCCCGCCGGAGGCCCCCTCGGAGGGTCGGATCCCGGGCGGCGCCGCGACCTGCCCCGGCCGGCCCCGGGCTTTCGGCGCCGCGGGAGGACGTGGGGCGGGGCGGCGGCCGCCGGACTCTCCCCTGGCCTGGCCGGGCCGGCCGGGGCCCCCCGCTCCCGCGATCACCGAGCGCGAGACTGGCCGGGCCGGCGGGCGCGCGAGCTGCTTCCCGGGGGCGGACTGCTCGCGCCTTCCTTCTGGATCCACCTCCTCTCCCCCCCcacctctttcccctcccctcccgggGGACGCTCGGGGGCGAGGAGTTCGCGGTCCGCGGGGCTAAGCTAGAGGAGGCGGGACGGGCGGGGACGAGGTGGTGCTCGCCAGGTTCCCCGAAACCTGGACACCCGCTAGCCCTCTCCCCGCCGCACCCCGACGCCGAGGACGCCAGTGCGGCCGCTTCCCGAGCGGCGCTCCGGGAGCGGGCACAGCCCAGCAGCTGTCTGGTGGCCGCGGGGACAGGTCTTGGGGGCCGGTGGCCTCCTTTCTGCGGCGGGTGGGGCGCAGAGCTACGGGATATGGGGCTTCCAGATAAGGGAGTGTCCCCTCCCGCTGCACCGCCAGGTAGTTTCCTACGGAGAGCAGGAACCAGCTAG